The following are from one region of the Prevotella communis genome:
- a CDS encoding DUF4292 domain-containing protein, with product MKLTNILKVAALAMPLFLTSCHTNKQVVKEAPVVSSEESMENAAILDKVTGNAQPAQFVTSKLKFSVEYGSQQMSLTGNLRMKRDDVIQMQLMAFGFVEAARLEFTKDYVLIIDRINKQYLKAPYNYVDFLRNSGINFYTLQALFWNELFKPGLQKVDKNALASYTTSIDGDDAIISLEQGKMNYSWLTNRQSGRIKMTNISYRDILKGNTQLNWDYLEFTKMGAKTFPNNMKVTLTTPEKELKLGIRLNYLGNESEWETRTKVSDKYHEVDVDQILRRFMAL from the coding sequence ATGAAATTAACAAACATCCTTAAAGTTGCCGCTTTGGCAATGCCACTTTTCCTGACCTCATGTCACACCAACAAGCAAGTGGTTAAAGAAGCTCCCGTCGTCTCTTCTGAAGAGAGTATGGAGAATGCTGCCATATTGGACAAAGTGACCGGTAACGCACAACCGGCACAATTCGTCACTTCCAAACTGAAGTTCTCTGTAGAATACGGTTCACAGCAGATGTCGCTCACAGGCAACCTCAGAATGAAGCGCGATGACGTTATCCAGATGCAGCTCATGGCCTTCGGCTTCGTAGAGGCTGCACGCCTGGAGTTCACCAAGGACTACGTGCTCATCATCGACCGTATCAACAAGCAATACCTGAAGGCCCCCTATAACTACGTGGATTTCCTGCGTAATAGCGGCATCAATTTCTACACCCTGCAGGCCCTTTTCTGGAACGAGCTGTTCAAGCCCGGACTGCAGAAGGTAGACAAGAACGCACTGGCCAGCTACACTACCAGTATCGACGGCGATGATGCCATTATCAGTCTGGAGCAGGGAAAGATGAACTACAGCTGGCTGACCAATCGTCAGTCGGGCCGCATCAAGATGACCAACATCTCCTATCGCGACATACTGAAAGGCAATACCCAGCTGAATTGGGACTACCTGGAGTTCACCAAGATGGGAGCAAAGACCTTCCCCAACAACATGAAGGTGACGCTGACCACCCCAGAGAAAGAACTGAAACTGGGTATCCGCCTGAACTACCTGGGCAACGAGAGTGAATGGGAGACACGTACCAAGGTGTCTGACAAATACCACGAGGTAGATGTC
- a CDS encoding tetratricopeptide repeat protein translates to MIRVTVLSVIFLCSLGIFAQTDTERRYDVLFHEAMLQRQKSHHDATFDLLTRCLEIKPNAHEAYFFLAQYYSEMKNTDKALELFKKAFDLCPDNMTYMETLAQSYIAKEKYADAITVVEKMYNQDKSRQELLEMLYRLYYQEQNYQKAIDVLDRMELIDGKSERITLAKSALYMEMDDNEKALAAIKALAEEHPYDLNYRTLYANSLMTNDKMDEAFSTLEKIIAEEPHNVKAQQSLRNYYIRIQDTEAVDSITRCILINKNTEINDKVYLLRQLIAENEQEGGDSTQVLNIFREILQQPDPDADIAELRAAYMDLKKMPRDSIAAALELVLQLDPNRTSARLHLAQYAWEDNDDDRIISLCQAARQYNPEEMIFYYYQGMAYYRKEDTDHALEAFKNGINVINDQSSPEIVSDFYAILGDLLFQKKREAEAFAAYDSCLQWKPDNIGCLNNYAYFLSLKGDNLEKAEEMSYKTIKAEPKNATYLDTYAWILFMQRRYAEARIYIDQATQNASTPSPDIYEHAGDIYALNGDMSTAISYWQQALAKAPDNKLLVKKIKRKKYIKQ, encoded by the coding sequence ATGATTAGGGTTACGGTCTTAAGCGTTATATTTCTATGCAGCCTGGGCATCTTTGCCCAGACCGATACAGAGCGTCGTTATGACGTACTCTTTCATGAGGCCATGCTTCAGCGCCAGAAGAGTCACCATGACGCCACGTTCGACCTGCTTACCCGATGTCTGGAGATCAAGCCCAATGCCCACGAAGCCTATTTCTTCCTAGCGCAATACTATAGCGAGATGAAGAATACAGACAAGGCTTTGGAACTTTTCAAGAAAGCATTCGACCTTTGTCCTGACAACATGACGTATATGGAGACCCTGGCACAGTCATATATCGCCAAGGAGAAATACGCCGACGCCATTACCGTGGTTGAGAAGATGTACAACCAGGACAAGAGTCGCCAGGAACTGCTGGAAATGCTCTACCGTCTCTACTACCAGGAGCAGAACTACCAGAAAGCCATCGACGTGCTGGATCGCATGGAGCTCATCGATGGCAAAAGCGAACGCATCACGCTGGCCAAAAGTGCCCTCTACATGGAGATGGACGACAACGAGAAGGCCCTTGCCGCCATCAAGGCACTGGCCGAGGAACACCCTTACGACCTCAACTATCGCACCCTTTACGCCAATTCCCTGATGACTAACGACAAGATGGATGAGGCCTTCAGCACCTTGGAAAAGATCATTGCCGAGGAGCCTCATAACGTCAAAGCCCAACAGTCATTAAGAAACTATTATATCAGGATTCAGGATACAGAAGCTGTCGATTCCATCACACGCTGCATCCTGATTAACAAGAATACGGAAATCAACGACAAGGTTTACCTGCTTCGCCAGCTGATTGCTGAGAACGAACAGGAAGGTGGCGACAGCACACAAGTCCTGAACATCTTCCGCGAGATACTGCAACAGCCCGACCCCGATGCCGATATAGCCGAACTGCGAGCTGCCTATATGGACCTGAAGAAGATGCCACGCGACAGTATCGCTGCTGCCCTGGAACTGGTGTTGCAGTTAGACCCCAACAGGACCTCAGCCCGTCTGCACCTGGCACAGTATGCCTGGGAGGACAATGATGACGACCGTATCATCAGTCTCTGTCAGGCTGCCCGCCAGTACAACCCTGAGGAGATGATATTCTATTACTATCAGGGAATGGCCTATTACCGCAAGGAAGATACCGACCATGCCCTGGAAGCCTTCAAGAACGGCATCAATGTCATCAACGACCAGAGTTCACCTGAGATCGTGTCCGATTTCTATGCTATCCTGGGCGACCTCCTCTTCCAGAAGAAACGCGAGGCAGAGGCTTTTGCCGCCTACGACTCCTGCCTGCAGTGGAAGCCCGATAATATCGGTTGTCTGAACAACTACGCCTATTTCCTCAGTCTCAAGGGCGACAACCTGGAGAAAGCCGAGGAGATGAGTTATAAGACCATCAAGGCCGAGCCCAAGAATGCCACCTACCTGGACACCTATGCCTGGATACTGTTTATGCAGCGACGCTATGCCGAGGCACGCATCTATATTGACCAGGCCACCCAGAATGCCTCAACGCCCAGTCCGGATATCTACGAACATGCCGGCGACATCTATGCCCTGAATGGTGACATGTCCACAGCCATCAGCTATTGGCAACAGGCCCTGGCAAAAGCACCCGACAACAAGTTGTTAGTAAAGAAAATCAAACGCAAAAAATATATCAAGCAATGA
- the dut gene encoding dUTP diphosphatase — MKVNIINKGHQPLPQYATEQSAGMDLRANLDEPVTLKPLERKLIPTGLHIALPAGFEAQVRPRSGLALKKGITVLNTPGTIDADYRGEIGVVLINLSQEDFIVNDSERIAQMVIARHEKADFIEVEILDETERGEGGYGHTGVK; from the coding sequence ATGAAAGTGAATATTATCAACAAGGGCCATCAGCCACTGCCCCAGTATGCCACAGAACAGAGTGCAGGAATGGACCTCAGGGCCAACCTCGACGAGCCCGTTACGCTGAAGCCGCTGGAAAGAAAACTCATCCCAACAGGATTGCATATTGCCCTGCCCGCAGGCTTCGAGGCACAGGTACGCCCACGCAGTGGACTGGCCCTCAAGAAAGGTATCACCGTTCTTAACACCCCAGGTACCATCGACGCCGACTATCGCGGCGAGATAGGCGTGGTTCTGATCAACCTGTCACAAGAAGATTTCATCGTCAACGATAGTGAGCGTATTGCCCAGATGGTGATTGCGCGCCACGAAAAAGCAGATTTCATCGAAGTAGAGATACTTGATGAGACTGAGCGTGGTGAAGGCGGGTACGGACACACCGGAGTAAAATAA
- the dgt gene encoding dGTP triphosphohydrolase: MNWQQLISNRRLGQEHKHLERHDDRTEFKRDYDRLIFSAPFRRLQNKTQVFPLPGSVFVHNRLTHSLEVASVGMSLGNDIARALCSKNHDFIDTLLPEIGQIVATACLAHDLGNPPFGHSGEKAIQTFFTEGKGLYLKERVSPEFWCDITKFDGNANAFRLLAHSFKGRRQGGFAMTYSTLASIVKYPFPSIAAPKAKFGFFVSERELYEAVAKELGILQLDATPGHERWARYPLVYLVEAADDICYEIMDLEDAFKLKILSFEETTTLMLDFFDETEQNRIRSRISDEQLTDVNEKVQYLRACVIGKLENECVKTFLEHEDKILEGTFRGSLIQNISERQRDAYVACTKVSVERIYKSRPVLDVELSGYRIMATLMELMVEAIEHPERYYSQQLIGRVSSQYDISSDDLETRLMAVVDYISGMTDVYALDVYQKICGISLPII; this comes from the coding sequence ATGAATTGGCAACAACTGATAAGTAATAGGCGACTGGGGCAAGAGCATAAGCACCTGGAACGTCATGATGACCGTACGGAGTTTAAACGTGACTACGACCGACTGATTTTTTCGGCTCCTTTCCGTAGGTTGCAGAATAAGACGCAGGTATTCCCCTTGCCTGGTAGTGTTTTTGTGCATAACCGACTGACCCATTCTCTTGAGGTGGCCAGCGTGGGTATGTCGCTGGGTAATGATATCGCGAGGGCTCTTTGTTCAAAAAATCACGATTTCATCGATACATTATTGCCTGAAATCGGACAGATTGTGGCCACGGCCTGCTTGGCACATGATTTGGGAAATCCGCCTTTCGGCCATTCAGGAGAGAAGGCTATCCAGACATTCTTTACGGAGGGAAAAGGCCTCTATTTGAAAGAACGGGTATCTCCTGAGTTCTGGTGCGACATTACGAAATTCGATGGTAATGCCAATGCTTTTCGTCTGCTGGCTCATAGTTTTAAAGGCCGTCGTCAGGGAGGCTTTGCGATGACCTATAGTACGTTGGCGAGTATCGTAAAATACCCGTTTCCATCGATTGCTGCGCCCAAGGCAAAGTTCGGTTTCTTTGTCTCGGAGCGTGAACTTTACGAAGCGGTGGCAAAGGAGTTGGGTATCCTTCAGTTGGATGCAACACCTGGCCATGAACGCTGGGCGCGCTATCCGCTGGTTTATCTTGTGGAGGCTGCGGATGATATCTGTTATGAGATTATGGACCTGGAGGATGCCTTCAAACTGAAGATTCTGTCCTTTGAGGAGACAACGACGCTGATGCTTGATTTCTTCGATGAAACCGAGCAAAACCGTATTCGTTCCCGTATCAGTGATGAACAGCTGACGGATGTGAATGAGAAGGTGCAGTATCTGCGTGCCTGTGTGATTGGTAAGTTGGAGAATGAGTGTGTGAAGACTTTCCTGGAGCATGAGGACAAGATATTGGAAGGTACATTCCGGGGTTCATTGATACAGAATATCTCAGAAAGGCAACGCGATGCTTATGTGGCCTGTACGAAGGTGTCGGTTGAACGGATCTATAAGAGTCGTCCAGTATTGGATGTAGAGTTGTCGGGTTATCGTATCATGGCAACGTTGATGGAGCTGATGGTTGAGGCCATAGAGCATCCTGAGCGTTATTACTCACAACAGCTCATTGGACGAGTGAGCAGTCAGTATGATATCAGTAGTGATGATCTGGAAACACGACTGATGGCGGTGGTGGATTATATCAGTGGCATGACTGATGTATATGCCCTGGATGTCTATCAGAAGATTTGTGGTATATCATTGCCGATAATTTAA
- a CDS encoding GNAT family N-acetyltransferase, producing the protein MEQTIIDPIPVEVLKAELKPELQLRMTNKSNNQIFIITAHNAPNVMREIGRLREIAFREAGGGTGKEVDIDEFDTCENCYKQLIVWNPEAEEIIGGYRYLEGNKWELDANGQPILATSHMFHFSDKFLKEYMPYTIELGRSFVSLPYQSSKMGAKSLFALDNLWDGLGALTVIMPNVKYFFGKMTMYPSYIREGRDMILYFLKKHFDDKENLVIPMKPLKIETDENELAAIFTKNDFKEDYRILNQRIRALGYNIPPLVNAYMSLSPTMKLFGTAINYGFGDVEETGILIAMDEVLEEKRVRHIDSFIKEHPEALKITSGANKIIYKEK; encoded by the coding sequence ATGGAACAAACAATCATTGACCCGATTCCCGTAGAGGTCCTGAAAGCCGAACTAAAGCCAGAGCTCCAGTTGCGCATGACCAACAAGAGCAACAACCAGATTTTTATCATCACAGCACACAATGCACCTAATGTGATGAGGGAAATCGGCCGACTACGCGAAATTGCGTTTCGCGAGGCAGGCGGTGGTACTGGCAAGGAGGTAGACATCGATGAATTCGACACTTGCGAGAACTGCTACAAGCAGCTTATCGTATGGAATCCAGAGGCCGAGGAGATTATTGGCGGCTATCGCTACCTGGAAGGCAACAAATGGGAACTGGACGCCAACGGACAACCCATTCTGGCCACCAGCCACATGTTCCATTTCTCAGACAAATTCCTGAAGGAATACATGCCCTACACTATTGAGCTGGGCCGTTCCTTCGTCAGCCTGCCCTACCAGAGTTCCAAGATGGGAGCCAAGAGTCTGTTTGCGCTCGACAACCTCTGGGATGGTCTTGGTGCACTCACCGTCATCATGCCCAACGTCAAATATTTCTTTGGAAAGATGACCATGTATCCCAGTTATATCCGCGAGGGACGCGACATGATCCTCTACTTCCTGAAAAAACATTTCGACGATAAGGAGAACCTTGTCATACCGATGAAACCGTTGAAAATTGAGACTGACGAGAACGAACTTGCAGCAATTTTCACAAAAAACGACTTCAAGGAAGACTACCGTATCCTCAACCAGCGCATACGTGCACTGGGCTATAACATTCCACCATTGGTAAATGCCTACATGAGTCTGTCGCCTACCATGAAGCTCTTCGGCACAGCCATCAACTATGGATTTGGCGATGTGGAAGAAACAGGTATTCTCATTGCGATGGACGAAGTACTGGAAGAGAAGCGCGTGCGTCACATCGACTCGTTCATCAAGGAGCACCCTGAAGCACTAAAGATTACCAGCGGTGCCAACAAAATCATCTACAAGGAGAAATAA
- a CDS encoding 1-acyl-sn-glycerol-3-phosphate acyltransferase has translation MEKTIDIDKILKDKMGKKARWVPRPLVWWLKHIVHEDQINFHLWNARDLKGTPWLKSTIDYLNVTIKVKGIENLPAKDDPRRYTFVSNHPLGGIDGIAIGSVIGEHYDDNFRYLVNDLLMNLPGLAPLCIPINKTGKNGRDFPAMVEAGFQGDNHILMFPAGLCSRKRHGIIRDLEWKKTFITKSVETHRDVVPIYFEGQNSNFFYRLSNISDKYVKKINIAMLFLSDEMFKNTGRTFTITFGKPIPWETFTKEKSPMEWAEFVKDKVYKLSK, from the coding sequence ATGGAGAAGACCATAGACATAGACAAGATTCTCAAGGATAAAATGGGCAAAAAAGCCCGTTGGGTGCCGCGTCCTCTGGTTTGGTGGCTCAAGCATATTGTCCACGAAGACCAGATAAACTTCCACCTTTGGAATGCACGCGACCTAAAAGGCACCCCATGGCTTAAATCCACGATTGACTATCTGAACGTAACCATCAAGGTGAAAGGCATTGAAAACCTGCCCGCAAAGGACGACCCTCGCCGTTACACATTCGTGAGCAATCACCCTTTAGGAGGTATCGACGGTATTGCCATCGGATCAGTTATCGGCGAACATTACGACGACAACTTCCGATACCTTGTCAACGACCTGCTGATGAACCTGCCAGGCTTGGCGCCACTCTGCATCCCTATCAACAAGACAGGCAAGAACGGTCGTGACTTCCCCGCTATGGTAGAAGCAGGATTCCAAGGCGACAACCATATCCTGATGTTTCCCGCAGGACTATGTTCACGTAAACGCCATGGTATTATCCGCGACCTTGAATGGAAAAAGACATTCATCACCAAAAGCGTTGAAACCCATCGTGACGTAGTGCCCATCTACTTCGAAGGCCAGAACAGCAATTTCTTTTACCGCCTGTCGAATATCAGCGACAAATATGTGAAGAAAATTAATATAGCCATGCTGTTCCTCTCCGATGAAATGTTCAAGAACACAGGCAGGACCTTCACCATCACCTTTGGGAAGCCCATACCCTGGGAGACATTCACCAAGGAAAAGTCACCGATGGAATGGGCAGAATTCGTAAAAGACAAAGTATATAAACTCTCAAAATAG
- a CDS encoding cell division/cell wall cluster transcriptional repressor MraZ, with translation MRFLGNIEAKTDAKGRIFLPAIFRKVLQAAGEEVLVMRKDVHQRCLVLYPESTWNRRMDALLEKINEWDDVGQQVLRQYVSEAEVLTLDGNGRFLIPKRYLQMADIEQGVRFIGINDAIEIWAVEKTQQPFLPQEEFAEKLKAIMTVTP, from the coding sequence ATGCGATTTTTAGGTAATATAGAAGCCAAGACAGACGCCAAAGGCCGCATTTTTCTGCCTGCTATCTTCCGTAAGGTGTTGCAGGCTGCAGGCGAAGAGGTGCTCGTGATGCGCAAGGATGTGCATCAACGTTGTCTTGTGCTCTATCCTGAAAGTACCTGGAATCGCCGTATGGATGCATTGCTGGAAAAAATTAATGAATGGGATGATGTGGGTCAGCAGGTGCTTCGTCAGTATGTATCTGAGGCTGAGGTGTTGACGCTTGACGGTAACGGCCGGTTCCTGATACCAAAGCGCTACCTGCAGATGGCTGACATTGAACAGGGGGTGAGGTTCATAGGCATCAATGATGCTATCGAGATATGGGCTGTGGAGAAAACACAACAGCCATTCTTGCCGCAAGAGGAGTTTGCGGAGAAACTGAAGGCGATAATGACAGTAACCCCTTGA
- the rsmH gene encoding 16S rRNA (cytosine(1402)-N(4))-methyltransferase RsmH — protein sequence MIKTAETYHVPVLLAESVDGLAIQPDSILVDVTFGGGGHSREILRRLGEKGHLYSFDQDADAEQNIVDDDRFTFIRSNFRYLKNWMRYYEVDGIDGLLADLGVSSHHFDDETRGFSFRFDAPLDMRMNKRAGMTAADILNNYTEEQLADIFYLYGELKNARKVASVIVKARQEISIQTTGQLLELTDKLFPREREKKEVTKLFQALRIEVNHEMDALREMLSGACQLLKPGGRLSVITYHSLEDRIVKNVMRAGNAEGKVEQDFFGRVKSPLHLINNRVITASEEELEANPRSRSAKLRIAEKV from the coding sequence ATGATTAAGACAGCTGAGACATATCACGTTCCTGTTCTTTTGGCAGAAAGCGTTGACGGGCTGGCAATCCAGCCCGATAGCATTTTAGTAGATGTTACCTTTGGCGGTGGCGGGCATTCCCGCGAAATACTCCGTCGCCTAGGGGAAAAAGGTCATCTGTATAGCTTTGATCAGGATGCTGATGCGGAGCAGAATATTGTGGATGACGACCGTTTTACTTTCATCAGAAGTAACTTCCGCTACCTGAAGAACTGGATGCGCTATTATGAGGTGGATGGCATCGATGGCCTGCTGGCTGATTTGGGGGTTTCCTCTCATCACTTCGACGACGAGACGCGTGGCTTCTCGTTTCGTTTTGATGCGCCACTGGATATGAGAATGAATAAACGGGCAGGAATGACTGCTGCTGACATACTGAATAACTATACAGAAGAACAACTGGCTGATATCTTCTATCTCTATGGGGAACTGAAGAATGCACGCAAGGTGGCTTCTGTCATTGTGAAGGCAAGGCAGGAGATATCCATACAGACTACTGGACAACTTCTGGAACTGACGGATAAGCTGTTCCCAAGGGAGCGTGAGAAGAAGGAAGTGACAAAGCTGTTCCAGGCCTTGAGAATAGAAGTGAATCATGAGATGGATGCTCTGCGTGAGATGCTTTCAGGCGCCTGTCAGCTGTTGAAGCCCGGAGGTCGGTTGAGTGTCATAACCTATCACTCGCTGGAGGACCGAATCGTGAAAAACGTGATGCGTGCAGGTAATGCTGAAGGAAAGGTTGAACAGGACTTTTTCGGAAGGGTAAAATCGCCGTTACACCTTATTAATAATAGGGTGATTACGGCCTCGGAAGAGGAGTTGGAGGCTAACCCGCGCAGCCGTAGTGCGAAGCTGAGAATTGCAGAAAAAGTATAA
- a CDS encoding FtsL-like putative cell division protein, with protein sequence MKTDENNEIEMIVEAGAEPERMDPVVSGKDAATEAVGSQSQAEKPAMALKRIKESTSEDDETPVGALTLKQILGGDYLFAMVRHHVILILFVVFFFVFYIGVRYQCEQDVLEINLLEKDLVDAKYRALSSSSNLTELCRQSNVLRVLHENQDTLLHLSDQPPYIIEVPED encoded by the coding sequence ATGAAAACAGACGAGAATAACGAAATTGAGATGATTGTCGAGGCTGGTGCTGAGCCAGAGCGAATGGATCCTGTGGTGTCTGGGAAGGATGCTGCAACAGAGGCTGTTGGTTCGCAAAGTCAGGCTGAGAAGCCTGCGATGGCTTTGAAACGTATCAAGGAGTCGACAAGCGAGGATGACGAGACACCAGTAGGTGCGCTTACCCTGAAACAGATTCTGGGTGGCGACTACCTGTTTGCGATGGTTCGTCATCATGTCATCCTGATTCTGTTCGTCGTGTTCTTCTTCGTGTTTTATATTGGTGTTCGCTATCAGTGCGAGCAGGATGTGCTGGAGATTAATCTGTTGGAGAAAGACCTGGTGGATGCAAAATACAGAGCACTCTCCAGTTCCAGTAACCTGACAGAGTTGTGCCGTCAGAGTAATGTACTGAGGGTGCTGCACGAGAATCAGGATACACTGTTGCATCTGAGTGACCAACCTCCCTATATTATTGAAGTGCCGGAAGATTGA
- a CDS encoding penicillin-binding protein has translation MSKFKSEKVLPRYLAVAVLLTLIGVAVIVKAGYTMTAKKSYWETVANRQKSDSDSVRPNRGNILSCDGQLLASSIPEYKIFMDYQAGGNADTVWVRKRDSIWYADLDSLCRGLNVIFPERSAEEFKARLEEGKHKIMRNGSEGARHWAVWPKRISYNTYCEVKQLPFFNLPSNKGGFHAESFEARRRPFGSLAERTIGDIRSFEGGKDTARFGIELSYDSLLRGKYGIERKQKVLNKVVPFTLTPAVDGTDVVTTIDVGMQDLAEQALIEGLKKWDASMGVTILMEVKTGDIKAIVNMRRAENGQYYERFNDAISYRCEPGSVFKVASFLVALDDGVVDTSYVIHTGCGILNMHGAKMKDHNWHRGGYGDINVARALEVSSNIGVSYVIDHYYGSNPRKYVEGLYRVGIGQDLKLPIVGYLPPKIRMPDTKTSNRALYWSKTTLPWMSIGYETQIAPINTVTFYNAIANNGKMMRPRFVKGFMREGQMIAETQPEVIKEQIAKPSTIKTMQTVLRHVVSQGLGKKAGSHSFQVSGKTGTAQVAKAGGYKTGTTEYWLSFCGYFPSDNPQYTCIVCIKKMGLPASGGLMSGGIFHHISEGVMAKSLKLSVTDARDSTSVLIPSVLKGDNNAAGYVLRQLGVNTSKVSMASVDVKAGKMPDVTGMGARDAVYQLERLGVKVKLSGKGFVARQSIAPGTTLQTGMSCMLELK, from the coding sequence ATGAGTAAGTTTAAGAGTGAGAAAGTTTTACCGCGCTATCTGGCTGTTGCCGTGCTGCTGACACTTATTGGTGTCGCAGTCATTGTCAAGGCTGGTTATACGATGACTGCAAAGAAATCGTATTGGGAGACCGTGGCCAACAGACAGAAGAGTGATAGTGACAGCGTACGTCCCAATCGTGGAAATATTCTGAGCTGTGATGGTCAGTTGCTGGCCAGCAGTATTCCTGAATACAAGATCTTCATGGACTATCAGGCAGGCGGAAATGCTGATACGGTGTGGGTGCGTAAGCGCGACAGTATCTGGTATGCCGACTTGGATAGTCTTTGCAGAGGATTGAACGTGATCTTCCCGGAACGCTCGGCAGAGGAGTTCAAGGCACGTTTGGAGGAAGGCAAGCACAAAATTATGAGAAACGGATCGGAGGGCGCCCGCCACTGGGCTGTCTGGCCGAAACGTATCAGTTATAATACATACTGCGAGGTGAAGCAGTTGCCATTCTTTAATTTACCTTCAAACAAGGGTGGTTTCCATGCTGAGTCTTTTGAAGCTCGTCGACGTCCGTTTGGCTCGTTGGCAGAGCGTACCATTGGTGATATACGCAGTTTTGAGGGTGGAAAGGATACTGCGCGTTTTGGTATCGAACTCTCTTACGACTCCCTGCTTCGTGGTAAGTATGGCATAGAGCGCAAGCAGAAGGTGCTGAACAAGGTGGTACCCTTCACGTTGACTCCTGCCGTTGATGGTACTGATGTGGTGACAACCATTGACGTCGGTATGCAGGACTTGGCAGAACAGGCGCTTATCGAAGGTTTGAAGAAATGGGATGCTTCCATGGGTGTGACAATCCTGATGGAGGTGAAGACTGGCGATATCAAGGCTATCGTTAATATGCGCCGTGCGGAGAATGGTCAGTATTATGAACGTTTCAACGATGCTATCAGCTATCGTTGCGAGCCGGGATCGGTGTTCAAGGTGGCTTCTTTCCTGGTGGCACTGGATGATGGTGTGGTAGATACGAGTTATGTCATACATACAGGATGCGGTATCTTGAATATGCATGGCGCTAAGATGAAGGATCATAACTGGCATCGTGGCGGTTATGGTGATATTAATGTGGCTCGTGCATTGGAGGTGAGTAGTAATATAGGCGTGAGTTATGTGATTGACCATTATTATGGCTCTAACCCAAGAAAATATGTGGAGGGACTCTATCGTGTAGGTATCGGACAGGATTTGAAACTTCCTATCGTGGGTTATCTGCCTCCAAAAATCCGTATGCCGGATACAAAGACATCTAACAGGGCGCTCTATTGGAGTAAGACAACGCTGCCTTGGATGAGTATTGGTTACGAGACGCAGATTGCACCGATCAATACGGTGACTTTCTATAATGCCATTGCAAATAATGGTAAGATGATGCGCCCTCGTTTCGTGAAGGGATTCATGAGGGAAGGCCAGATGATAGCGGAAACACAGCCAGAGGTTATCAAGGAACAGATTGCAAAGCCGTCGACGATTAAGACCATGCAGACGGTGCTGCGTCATGTGGTTAGTCAGGGCTTAGGTAAAAAGGCTGGCTCGCATTCGTTCCAGGTATCAGGTAAGACTGGTACGGCTCAGGTGGCAAAGGCGGGTGGCTATAAGACAGGCACTACGGAATACTGGTTGTCGTTCTGTGGCTATTTCCCCTCAGATAATCCACAGTACACCTGTATCGTGTGTATCAAGAAAATGGGTCTGCCTGCCTCTGGTGGCTTGATGTCGGGTGGTATCTTCCATCATATCTCAGAGGGTGTGATGGCCAAGAGTCTGAAGCTGAGTGTGACTGATGCCCGTGACTCAACATCGGTGCTGATTCCCAGTGTATTGAAGGGCGATAATAATGCTGCCGGCTATGTGTTGCGCCAATTGGGCGTGAATACGTCTAAGGTGTCAATGGCCTCGGTAGATGTGAAGGCTGGAAAGATGCCTGATGTGACGGGTATGGGTGCGCGCGATGCCGTGTATCAGCTGGAACGTCTGGGCGTGAAGGTGAAACTGAGCGGAAAGGGTTTTGTGGCTCGCCAGAGTATTGCACCTGGAACCACCCTTCAGACTGGTATGTCATGTATGTTGGAACTTAAATAA